Within the Streptomyces sp. NBC_00353 genome, the region ACAGTCGCCGGGGCCGTCCACAGCGGGCCACTACGGCGAGGCGGTGTTCCGGCCCGAGCAGCCGGGGGAGGACGACCGTATCGACCTCGGCGCGCTCGCCTACGATGACACCACGATGGCCCGGCTGCGGAGCCTGGGGGTCGGGCCGGGCTGGAACTGCCTCGACGTAGGAGCCGGCACCGGCACCGTCGCCCGGCGGCTGTTGCACGAGGCGGGTGTCGCGACCGTGCTCGCGGTCGACCGCGACGTACGTTTCCTCACCGCCCACCCCTTCCCCGGGCTCGGTGTCCTGGAGGCGGACATCAGCGCCCCGGGTTTCGACCCCGGCCGATTCCAGCTGGTCCACGCCCGATTCGTCCTGATGCACCTGCCTTCACGGCACCGCCTGATCGCCGCACTGGGTGAACTCCTGGCTCCCGGCGGGGTGCTGGTCCTCAGCGACGCCGTCGACCTGACCACCGCGACTGCGCCCACGACGCCGTACACCCGGGTCGTGCAGGCCATGTGGCAAGGGCTGCGGGACACGATCGGCACCGACGTCTCCTGGGTCCCCGAGTATCCACATCTGCTCCGCGCCGCGGGGCTCGCCTCCGTCGCCGCCGAGATCCAGGTACCGCCCCTGGTCCCCGGGAGCCCCATCAGCCGCTTCTGGGCCCGCAGCTGGGACCGGGCGAGGGAGGCGATCCTGGCCACCGGACTGGTGGACGACGCGACGGTCGACGCGGCGATCCGGTATCTCGACTCGCCCGACTGCGCTGCGCTGTCGCCCGGAATGATCACGGCCTGGGGATGGAGACCCCAGGAAGCCGTGCCAGGAGCGCCTGACACCCGGCCGCAGAGCTGATCGGTCAGGCTTCCAGGTCGTCGGCGAAGTGCCGGAACCCGCGCCGGTCCTGGTGGATGCTCCACAGAGTCTGTGCGAGCGTGGCCGGGTCCTTCCTCGGATGTCCGGGGATGATCGCGCCGGGGATGATGAGCTGCGCGACGTGGATGCCGTCGTCGGCCAGGGCGTCGTGCAGCATCTGGCCGTAGGCTCTCTCGGCGGCGAAGGCGACCGAGGTGCCGGCACGGTCGGGGTGAGGGACCGCGGCGGTGCCGCCGTTGACGAAGAGGATGGTGCCGCGGCCGAGGGCGCGCATGTCGGGCAGCACCTGGTGCACGGCGGCGACGGGGCCGTAGACGGAGAACTCGATCGGGCCCACGAGGTCGGAGGGAGTGGTCTCCAGGACCGGCCGCATGAAGTCCTTGTGCGGGACCGGGCTGTACTGCAGGACCTCGATCGGGCCCAGGGTCGCGGTCGCGGCGTCCAGGGCTGCCGCGAGGGCACTCGGATCGCGTACGTCGGCGGCGAAACCTCGCGCCGTCACGCCCTCGCCGGCCAGTCCGGCGGCGAGGGCGTCGGCCCGGCCCTGGTCGCGGGAGATGAGTGCTGCCTCGAAGCCCTCACGGCCGAACCGCCGTGCGGCGGCCGCTCCGAGGCCGGGGCCTGCTCCGATGATGGCCATGGTGGTCATGACTTCCTCCTTGGCGTGCGCCGATCAGGAACAGCGGCGCCGGGATGATTCCGAGGCAGCCGTACGCAGGGGAGCACGCCGGCCGCTCGACGCACGTGTCCGACGCGGCGGCCGTACTCCTCTTCGATGACGCGGGCGCTCCGTGCGTATGTCTTGCCCACGCTGCTGCGTCAGGGGCGAAGCAGAGCCTTGACGGCGCGGCGCTCGTCCATCGCACGGTGGCCACCGGCCACCTGGTCGAGCGGGAGAGTGAGGTAGAAGACCTTCATGTCGGGCAGGAAGCGGCGCAGCGGCGTCGGCCCGCCACACAGAGCGACGTGCGAGCGGAACAACTGCTCGCCGTCGATCGGCACGCCGTCGGGACGTCGACGAAGCCGAGGTTGTCGGCCGGGCAGAAGGAGCGCAGCGCCCGCTGCATCGACTCGGGGGTGCCGACGCACTCCAGCGCGAGCGGTGTCCGGCAATCACAGGACCACCCTCAGAGGCTCAGCACGATCGCGGACGCTATGCCGCCGAGGAACAGAGCGAAGGCGCCTTCGCGCCAGCCGCCCTTCCCCCAGCGGAAGGGGCGGTCCAGGGCGAGCCTCCCGGGGCCGATGGCCGCGATGCCGAGCGCGACGACCGCGATGCACAGGTTGTACTCCATGCCGCCATCCTGAGCCCACAGACCGTGTGCCGCAGTAACGGTCGCCATGGCGTTGATCATCACACCGATCACGGCAGCCGCTGCCAGTGGCGTGAACAGTCCCAGAGCCAGTCCGAGGCCCCCCAGGAACTCGGATCCACCGCCGATGACGGCGTAGACCTTCCCCGGGCGGTAACCCGTCGCGGCGAGCCATGCACCCGTGGCGGTGAGGCCGTCGCCACCGAACAGGCCGAAGAGCTTCTGGGCGCCGTGCCCTGCCATGAGCAGGCCGAACGTCACCCTGATAAGAAGCAGACCGCAGTCGGCGGCGGACACTGCGGGCCGCGCCGAAGCGGAGGCGGGTTCGGGGGAGGCGCGAAGTTGTTCAGCGATGTACTTCACCGGGGGCTCTTCTCTGCTCCGAGGTCCCGCGGCGGTGCCGACCGACCACCGAGGAAACAGCAGGGCGGTTGTCTGGTCACCATGGCGCCTTCAAGGGCATGCCATGCGTGGCGGACCGTGACACAGCCGCAGGACCACCGCCGGCGTTCTCGCATCGGGCCGGTCAGGCCGCCGGTCGTTGTCGTTATGAACTGAGTGACATCGGCTTGTTGTCTTCCATCATTACGCCCTTTCGCCTCCCGTGCCGAGCCGGTTCGGATGCCTGGCCCGGGGGAGGGCGGCGACCAGCACGGGGTAGTCGGCCTGCCAGGTCTCCGCTCACAGGCAGCAGACCCTCGTTGCGCACCGGATCGAGTGGTGAGCCGACGCGCGGCCGTTCACCAGGCCGGGGTCGGGAGGTCGTCTCCCGCGGCCGGCGGCTGCTCGCCCGCGTGCCCTCCGCAGAGGGTGGGGCAGCCGCAGAACACCGAGACAGGACGCAACTGGTGCGTTCTTCATGCCGATACGGTGGAAGTTTTCCTCACCCCACCCGGCGCGAGGCTTCAGTTCGCGTATAACTCTGGTGATTCCGACGACATGACAGGTGGTTCCGGGCGGCGGTCAGGCGCGAGCCGGCCCCGTCGCGCCAGGCCGTCGCCGGTCCGGCTCCGACTCCGACTCCACGAGAGGACAGTTGATGGATGTGGAGAAGCGCCTGCGGGACGAGAACCCGGGCGATGGCTTCGGTCGTGGGACGGCCGGGGTGAGTAGACGGCGGTTCCTCGGATACGTCGTGGCGGGATCGACGCTCACCGTCGCCGCCCAGCTGGGCGAGGTGGTGCTGGCGCCGTCGCGGGCCGCCGCCGTGGTGCCCTCGGTGCCGGGGCCGTCCGAGGTCTACGACCTCAACGACATGCTGACCCACGCCGCACTGCCCACGTCGAATCTGATCACTATCCGGATCGGTTCCGACGGCACGGCCTCCTTCGCCCTGCCGCGGGCGGAGGTCGGGCAGGGCATCACCACGTCCTCCGCGATGCTGATCGCCGAGGAGCTGGACCTCCCGCTGGAGAAGATATCGGTGACGCTGGCCGACGCCCGGCCGGAGCTGCTGTTCAACCAGCTCACCGGCGGCTCGAACACCACCATCTCCACCTTCACCCCGATCCGGGTGGCCGCGGCCGTGGCACGGGGGCAGTTGCTGAAGGCCGCGGCTCTGGAGCTGGGTGAAGCGATCGGCTCCCTCACGGTGAAGGCCGGCGTCATCACCTCCCCGGCCGGGGCGAGCATCACGTACGGCGAGCTGGCGGTGAAGGCGGCCGTCCTCGCGGACGCCCAGGTCGAGGTCACGCTCAAGGAGCCCTCGCAGTTCAAGGTCATCGGAACGTCGCAGCGGCGCATCGACGCCCTGGCGGCGGTGACGGGCCGCAAGAAGTTCGCGATGGACGTGCAGGTGCCCGGCGCCCTGCCCACGATGGTGTGCAGGCCGCCGACGATCAACGGCACGGTCCGCTCGGTGGAGAACCTGGACGAGGTCCGGGCCATGCCGGGCATCACCGACGTCGCGCGGATCTCCACCGGCGTCGCCGTCCGCGGCCGCACGTTCGGGCAGTGCATCGACGCGGTCCGCGCCCTGAAGGTCACCTGGGCGCCCGGTACCGCCGAGGGAACCTCGGACACGACTGTCCTCAAGGAACTGCGGGCAGCCGAACTTCCCCTTGTCGTACCGCCGCTGCCCCTTCTCACCAAGGCGGTCGACGCACGGTTCACCTTCCACTTCGCCAGCAACGGCGCCCTGGAGACCAACTGCGCCGTCGCGGACGTACGAGCGGACTCCGCCGAGATCTGGGCGAGCCTGAAGTCACCGATCGCCGCACAGGAAGAGATCGCCCTCCAGCTCGGTCTGCCGCCCACCGCCGTCAAGGTCCATGTCACGGAGGGCGGTGGCTCGTTCGGTCGCAAGCTCTTCCACGACGCCGCCCGCGAGGCCGCCGAGATCTCCCGGGCCATGGGCAAGCCGGTGAGGCTGATGTGGCACCGGACCGACGACTTCCGCCAGGGTCGCACGCATCCGATGTCCACCTCGCGGGTGCGGGCCACGTACACGCTCGGGCAGGTCCTGACGTACGAGCAGCGGCACACGTCCGTGGCCACCGACTTCGGCCATGGCCTGGGCGAGATCATCACCTCGGAGGCGGCCCAACTGCCGGTCGGTGACCTGACGTTCTCCGAGACAATTTTCGCTCTGACGCAGCAGAGTCCGTACCACTTCGGGGTCACCACCCAGCTCCTCGCCGAGACCCGCAAGGGCTTCAACACCGGCTCCATGCGGAACATCTACTCGCCCAACGTCCGTTGCGCGCAGGAGCTCGTCGTGGATGAGCTGGCGAAACGGACGGGGAAGGACGCCCACGCGTTCCGGCGTCAGTTCCTCAAGGACGAGCGGGCCAGGGCAGTCCTCGACAAGGTCGCAGAGGTGGGCCGGTGGGGCCGGTCCATGCCTGCCGGCACCGGGCAGGGGATCGCGGTGCACCCCGAGTACCACGGCTTCGTCGCTGTCCTCGCGGAGATCGACTGCCGGCCGGAGACGACCGGGCGGAAGGTCCGTGACGCCTACACGGGCCCTCGTGTCACCAAGGTCGTCTGCGCCGTCGACGTCGGCCTCGCCGTCAACCCGCGCGGCCTGGAGGCGCAGATGATGGGCGGCATCATCGACGGCATCGCCATCACCCTCACCGCGGGCCTCCACCTCCAGAACGGGCATTTCCTGGAGGGGAGTTGGGACAACTACTTCTACACCCGGCAGTGGAACACCCCGCCCGAGCTGGAGATCGTCGTCATGCCACCGACCACCGGCAAGCCCGGTGGTGCGGGGGAGCTGGCGGTGGCCGGCGCGATGGCGGCCGTCGCCTGCGCCTACGGCCGGGCCACCGGCACCATGCCCACCACCTTCCCCATCAACCACGGCGAGCCCCTCGGCTTCGAGCCGCTGCCCACCACCCCGCCGATCCCTGCCTCGCCCACCGACGGCCTCGACCGCACCTTTTAGAAGACCAGGAGCTCCCGTGCCGCAACACACCTTCATCCTCAACGGCAAACCGGTGACCGTGGACATCGAGGACGACGTCCGGCTGCTCTGGGTGCTTCGCGACGTCCTGGGCGTCACCGGACCGAAGTACGGCTGCGGGCTCGGCGTCTGCCAGGCGTGCACCAGCCACATCAACGGCAAGGCGTTCAACCCCTGCAGCGTCCCGGTCAAGGATGTCGGTCCCGACGACGAGGTGACCACGATCGAGGGCCTGCCCGCCACCGTCGGCCGGGACCTGCACCCGATGCAGGAGGCATGGCTGGAGTACGACGTGGCGCAGTGCGGCTACTGCCAGCCCGGCCAGATCATGACCGCCGTCGCCAAGGTCCGGCGCGCCCGGGAGGAGGGACGCGAGATCGACGAAGCCGACCTCGACGAGATACGCAACATCTGCCGCTGCGGCACCTACAACCGCATCCGTGAGGCCATCACCGCAGGCGCGGAGAAGTTCTGAACCGATTGCGGTAGCAGGAAGAAGGGGCGGGCGCCCAGCTGGGTGGAGAACCGATGGCGGGTGGCCGTTGCCCGCTCGGTGGCTCCGGGGCTCGCGGGGACGAGCGCTGTCCCCCGGTGGCTACTCCCCGGTGCGCCCGTCCAACGACTCCCGGAGGAGGTCGGCGTGCCCGTTGTGGCGTGCGTATTCCTCGACCAGATGGACCAGGATCCATCGCAGGCTGGGTGCGCGACCGTCGGGCCAGGTGCGCCGGGCCAGTCGCTCCAGGCCGCCGTCGGCCAGCGCCTGCGTGACCAGGGTGCGGGAGCGGGCCACGGTGTCCTGCCAGAGCGTATGAAGCTGTTCGGGGGTGTCCTCGGCGGCTGAGTGCCAGTCCCAGTCGGGGTCGGCCTTCCAGTCCACCGTGTCCCACGGCGGCTCCGGGTCCCGCCCGTGCAGCCAACGGGAGCACCAGTAGTCCTCGACGAAGGCCAGGTGCTTGAGCATGCCGCCCAGCGTCATCGAAGAGGCACCGACGGTCGCCCCGAGGCCGGCCGTGTCCAGTCCGGCGCACTTCCACGTCAGGGTCGCGCGGTGGAACTCCAGGAAGCCCAGGAGGGTGCTGGTCTCGTCGGCCGCAAGGGGAGGTTCCGGGCGACCCTGTTCGTCCATGTCGGGCATGGGCGGTGAGCCTACCGGCGGGGCCTGCGCCGGGCCAGGGACTTGGGTGGAGCCGGCCGGATCTGCAGGGGCGACCCCGTCGACGCCTTCGATGCCATCGTTCCCTCCCTGCCCCGCTTCGGATTCTCCACGCTCCGACCGGCATCCCCTTCGTCGGCACGAGAACCCACCCGGCGTCACCACAGCGCAGCGCCCGAACGTGCGGACCGGTACAACCACGTCGAACTCACCGCGCACCCACGACGGCGGGCACTTCATCCCCTGGAAAATCCCCGACGGCCTGGGTCGCCGGCCTGCGTCGGACCTTCGGCCGCCGACGCTGAACCTTCCGGGTTCACCGACGGGTGGAGCCGCGTGCGCGAGATCCGGGATGCGGCAGCGCCCGGACGGCGGTGCCCGCACCCGGAACCGCGGAAACCGAGAGGGCGGCCGCAGACGGTCTGAGGTATCCCGGAACTATGAAATCGCAGCGGTTCCTGCGCTCGCTCCACGCGACCCGGCGGCACTCGAAGGCATTGGTGGCAATGCCTTTCGCCTTGATCGCCGCCGTCACCGTGGTGGACATCAGCGCACCGCCGGATGTCCACCTGGGGCCGTTTCTCGTGGCAGCGCCCGCTGTGACCTCGTCGTTCGCCGGCCCCCGTATGACTGCCTTCGTGGGCGCGGTTGCCGTGCTGGCTCAGTCCCTGGTCGCCATCGCACGCACCAGCCTCAACGACCTCAATCACACCTACCAGATCATTGCCCTCTGCCTGATCTCTGCCTTTGTCACCGTGTTTGCACATCTGAGGGAACGGCACGAGCAGGAGATGACGCAGCTGCGCTCGGTGGCGGAGACGGCACAGCACGTGTTGATGCAGCCCTTGCCCCGTCGCAGCGGTCCCCTGCGCATCGCCTCGGTCTACCTGGCCGCAGAGGCGGAGGCGCAGCTGGGCGGTGATCTTTACGCGCTCGCCCGCACCGCCGACGGCACCCGCGTGATCGTCGGCGATGCTCGCGGCAAGGGACTCGATGCGATCGGTGAAGCCGCCGGCGTGCTGGGTGCCTTCCGGGCTCTCGCACACAAGGAAGCGCGGCTGCCCGAACTGGTGGGGCACCTGGAGGACGGGGTCACAGTGGACCGCAACGGCGCCACGGACGGGGAAGCGGAGGACGACTACAGTGCGGAGGCCTTCGTCACTGCGGCCGTGCTCGACATCCCCGATGCCGGTTCCGAACTTCGCCTGGTCAGCTGCGGTCATCCACCGCCGTTGCTGCTCCATGCGGGTGAGGTGCTGTCCCTCGAAGTGGATGAACCCGCTCCGCCTCTCGGGCTCGCGCAGTTGCTCGCCCCCGCATTCACTGCGGAGACGTTCACGTTCGGCATCGGGGACGTCCTGCTCCTGTACACCGATGGCGTCATCGAGTCCCGTGACCGGTCAGGACGCTTCTACCCGCTGTTGGAGCGGGTTGCGTCCCGGTGCGGAGACGGTGCGGAATCCCTGCTGGAGTACGTGCGTGCCGACCTCCTTCGGCACGCGGGCGGGTGCCTCGGAGACGATGCGGCCATGGTCGCCATCGAACGACTTCCGGATGCCGCGTGGCATCCCGCCGGACGGTCACGTCGGCAGGGAGCGGCCGAAAAGCAGGTCGAAACCCACCGGTAGCTGTAGCAGGACGCGGCGGGTGAGCGCCTCGCCCGCAGCGTCGGCGGTCGCGCTGAGCACGGCGCCGACGTCCCACTTCGCGGTCTCCTCGGTCGCTCCGTCGATCCAGGCCGCGGTGGCGCGCACGAACCGTTCGGGGGAGAGGGGCTCGGCGGCCCGCAGCGGGCTGAGGAGGATGAGGGCATATGTCTCCGGGAGGCGAGCTCGGCCCGCTCCTCGCCCACCGGATGCGCGCCCAGGAGGGCCGGCACGACGCGGGCTGCCCGTTCCGCTTCCTGCCGGGTGTCGTAGTCCCCGCGTTCCTGGACGCGGTCCAGGAACGCTTCCGTTCGCAGGGTCACTGCAACCCTCCCCTTCTCGGAACGCGGAGGACGGGGCCGCGGGGGAGGGGAGATCCGCCCCGTCCTCCGCCGCACCGGCCCCGCAGACCGCACCGTCACGGCACGGGCTCAGCCCTGCAGCGTGACCGTGAAGCTGCGACCGTACGCGTGGCGGGTGTCGACGTCGACACGGGTTCCGCCGTGGACCGGGCTCACGCGTACCCCGTCGTCCGACGACACCTTCCGCAGTGACCTGCCCCGGATCAGGACACTGGCCCTGTCCCGGCCCATCGACGGGTCGGACACGGCGACGGCGGTCGGACCCCGGTGCCCGCGGCGCTGCATGATCACCGACGCCGGACCGTCCATCCGCAGGCCCGCGACCTCGTGCCATCCGGGCGTGAACGTATTGGCCGCCCTCAGACCGAGGCCGGTGTGGGACACGGCCTGCAGGTGCGGGGTGTTGGCCAGGACCTGCAGCGGACCGTTCGGGTACGACGCCAACTGCGTCCCGCCTGCATTCGGCACCAACGCGTAGGCCATGCAGAGGGGTTCGGCTCCGGGTGCCTGGTCGACCGTTACGCCGAGGACGGTACGGGTGACGGCGGTGTCCGGGTTCGAGGTGCGGACGACCCGGCGGCTGCGGGTGACCTCGTCCAGGGAGACCCGGACCTGCGGGGTGTCGAGGAAGACGTAGCCGACGGCGGTGCGTTGTGTGGTGTTGGCGTAGCGCAGCCAGTGCAGGTCACCGGTGCCCGCGCCGGTCCACGGACGGCCGCCGCGGAGCATCCCGGTGAGAGAGACCTGGTCGCCCGGCGAGGCGGTGCGGGCGTCGAGGGTCGTGGTCACGGCCCGCCCGGCGGGGTCACCGACCCCTGCGGCAAGCACCACGATCTCCTCGTCGAGCAGGAACCAAGATTTCGTCGCCGTGGCATTGCGGTAGACCACGAAATCGTCCGGCAGCAGGTGCCTGTCGCGGTCGGCGACGTCGCCGGACTGCACCATGCCGACCGCGGCGTACGCCCCGAGAACGGCGCCGCCGGAGCGCTGATCGGTGCCACGAGGGAAGTACACGTACGTGTTCTGCGACTCGGACGACGAGGTGAAGTTCAGCGGGTGGCCGGGGTTGTCGTAGTACGGCTTCCCGTACAGGTCGGGGACGGTCCGTCGCTCTTCGACCGGCGCGGTGACACCGGCGAGGCCGTACGGCGAGACCGTGGTGAAGTAGTCGACGCCGTACGCCTGCGACTGGTCCTGCCCGGAGAGATAGAGGTAGTACGCCCCGTCGCCCTGGAACCACGGCATGAGGTTCTCGCCGTTCATGTACTCGTACTTGCTGATCCGGTCCGAGCTGCGGGCGAGCGCGAAGGCGTAACCGGGCCTGCGATGCACATTCCTGTCCATCGCGTTGAAGGCGACGCTGCGCGAGGCGGCGTTGAGATCCTCGGCAGGTACGGACGGGTCGCCGATGATGTCGGCGTACCGCACGACACTGACCGGGGAGACGAAACGCCCCGGGTCAAGCGTGCCGCGCGAGGTCGACCGGATGTGCTTGACGTAGCTCTTGAGAGCGGCGGCGTCGGCGCCGCTCGCGAGCGAGGCGAGGTCGACCACGGCCTCGACGACCACGGCGACATCGGTGTAGCCGCTGTCCGTCCGTGACACCGCCCGCCCCTTGACGATCTCCATCATCCAGCCCTCGAAGATCAGCGGTGCGAAGCCGTTCTGCACCCAGCTCCGCACCGTCGGTACGAGCTCCTCGCCGTGCGCGAAACCCGTACCGTCGAGGATCTTGAGGGTCTGTACGACGCGGGTCAGGAGGCCCTTTCCGTACGAGCCGGTGTAGGCGACGGAGGCGTGCTGGATGAAGGATCCGTCGGCGTAATACCCGTCCGTGACGCCGTGGTCGAGGTGATAAGGGTCAATGGTGGCGAACACCGTCAGCTGGTCGGTGAGGGCCTTGCGGATGCGGGCCTCGTCGCCGAGGAGCGCGCCCTGGAGGATGCGGTCGGTGGTGATGTCGGCGAGGTTGGCACCGGTGTGGAAGCGTGAATCGAGATTCACGTCGCCGTCGATGCCGTTGCGGAGGTAGGCGTCCATCGAGGCGACGTAGGTCTGTGCGAGGTCGGGGCGGTAGGCCCGCACTTCGTCGGCGAGGAGCACAAGGGTCTTGCTGATGTACTGCGCGAAACCGATCTCCCAGTAGAACCAGTTGCCGTAGTACCCCTTGGACTGGTCGCCGTAGTACTGGTCGTGCAGCCGCGCGAGGCCGTCGAGCACGCGCCGCTGCACGACGGTGTTCCCGTACAGGTCCGAGGGGGTGCCGCCCGGGGGTGTGCAGGTGGCGAGAGCGATCTCGTACAGCCGCTGGAAGGCGCTGTTGAGGTTGGCCTCGTTGCTGCCGAGCACCAGCCCGGCGAACAGCTCGCCGGGGCCCGCGGAGTCCATCG harbors:
- a CDS encoding SDR family NAD(P)-dependent oxidoreductase → MTTMAIIGAGPGLGAAAARRFGREGFEAALISRDQGRADALAAGLAGEGVTARGFAADVRDPSALAAALDAATATLGPIEVLQYSPVPHKDFMRPVLETTPSDLVGPIEFSVYGPVAAVHQVLPDMRALGRGTILFVNGGTAAVPHPDRAGTSVAFAAERAYGQMLHDALADDGIHVAQLIIPGAIIPGHPRKDPATLAQTLWSIHQDRRGFRHFADDLEA
- a CDS encoding polysaccharide lyase family 8 super-sandwich domain-containing protein, producing MEITRRRLLAALSAAGLLSVIPAQPATAAGVTAGSTRLMANTVAVLAGTAESNSRPETAAKLAAAENAARANLRAMDSAGPGELFAGLVLGSNEANLNSAFQRLYEIALATCTPPGGTPSDLYGNTVVQRRVLDGLARLHDQYYGDQSKGYYGNWFYWEIGFAQYISKTLVLLADEVRAYRPDLAQTYVASMDAYLRNGIDGDVNLDSRFHTGANLADITTDRILQGALLGDEARIRKALTDQLTVFATIDPYHLDHGVTDGYYADGSFIQHASVAYTGSYGKGLLTRVVQTLKILDGTGFAHGEELVPTVRSWVQNGFAPLIFEGWMMEIVKGRAVSRTDSGYTDVAVVVEAVVDLASLASGADAAALKSYVKHIRSTSRGTLDPGRFVSPVSVVRYADIIGDPSVPAEDLNAASRSVAFNAMDRNVHRRPGYAFALARSSDRISKYEYMNGENLMPWFQGDGAYYLYLSGQDQSQAYGVDYFTTVSPYGLAGVTAPVEERRTVPDLYGKPYYDNPGHPLNFTSSSESQNTYVYFPRGTDQRSGGAVLGAYAAVGMVQSGDVADRDRHLLPDDFVVYRNATATKSWFLLDEEIVVLAAGVGDPAGRAVTTTLDARTASPGDQVSLTGMLRGGRPWTGAGTGDLHWLRYANTTQRTAVGYVFLDTPQVRVSLDEVTRSRRVVRTSNPDTAVTRTVLGVTVDQAPGAEPLCMAYALVPNAGGTQLASYPNGPLQVLANTPHLQAVSHTGLGLRAANTFTPGWHEVAGLRMDGPASVIMQRRGHRGPTAVAVSDPSMGRDRASVLIRGRSLRKVSSDDGVRVSPVHGGTRVDVDTRHAYGRSFTVTLQG
- a CDS encoding PP2C family protein-serine/threonine phosphatase — encoded protein: MKSQRFLRSLHATRRHSKALVAMPFALIAAVTVVDISAPPDVHLGPFLVAAPAVTSSFAGPRMTAFVGAVAVLAQSLVAIARTSLNDLNHTYQIIALCLISAFVTVFAHLRERHEQEMTQLRSVAETAQHVLMQPLPRRSGPLRIASVYLAAEAEAQLGGDLYALARTADGTRVIVGDARGKGLDAIGEAAGVLGAFRALAHKEARLPELVGHLEDGVTVDRNGATDGEAEDDYSAEAFVTAAVLDIPDAGSELRLVSCGHPPPLLLHAGEVLSLEVDEPAPPLGLAQLLAPAFTAETFTFGIGDVLLLYTDGVIESRDRSGRFYPLLERVASRCGDGAESLLEYVRADLLRHAGGCLGDDAAMVAIERLPDAAWHPAGRSRRQGAAEKQVETHR
- a CDS encoding DinB family protein; protein product: MPDMDEQGRPEPPLAADETSTLLGFLEFHRATLTWKCAGLDTAGLGATVGASSMTLGGMLKHLAFVEDYWCSRWLHGRDPEPPWDTVDWKADPDWDWHSAAEDTPEQLHTLWQDTVARSRTLVTQALADGGLERLARRTWPDGRAPSLRWILVHLVEEYARHNGHADLLRESLDGRTGE
- a CDS encoding (2Fe-2S)-binding protein, whose product is MPQHTFILNGKPVTVDIEDDVRLLWVLRDVLGVTGPKYGCGLGVCQACTSHINGKAFNPCSVPVKDVGPDDEVTTIEGLPATVGRDLHPMQEAWLEYDVAQCGYCQPGQIMTAVAKVRRAREEGREIDEADLDEIRNICRCGTYNRIREAITAGAEKF
- a CDS encoding methyltransferase domain-containing protein gives rise to the protein MCAHARPGGQSPGPSTAGHYGEAVFRPEQPGEDDRIDLGALAYDDTTMARLRSLGVGPGWNCLDVGAGTGTVARRLLHEAGVATVLAVDRDVRFLTAHPFPGLGVLEADISAPGFDPGRFQLVHARFVLMHLPSRHRLIAALGELLAPGGVLVLSDAVDLTTATAPTTPYTRVVQAMWQGLRDTIGTDVSWVPEYPHLLRAAGLASVAAEIQVPPLVPGSPISRFWARSWDRAREAILATGLVDDATVDAAIRYLDSPDCAALSPGMITAWGWRPQEAVPGAPDTRPQS
- a CDS encoding molybdopterin cofactor-binding domain-containing protein; the encoded protein is MDVEKRLRDENPGDGFGRGTAGVSRRRFLGYVVAGSTLTVAAQLGEVVLAPSRAAAVVPSVPGPSEVYDLNDMLTHAALPTSNLITIRIGSDGTASFALPRAEVGQGITTSSAMLIAEELDLPLEKISVTLADARPELLFNQLTGGSNTTISTFTPIRVAAAVARGQLLKAAALELGEAIGSLTVKAGVITSPAGASITYGELAVKAAVLADAQVEVTLKEPSQFKVIGTSQRRIDALAAVTGRKKFAMDVQVPGALPTMVCRPPTINGTVRSVENLDEVRAMPGITDVARISTGVAVRGRTFGQCIDAVRALKVTWAPGTAEGTSDTTVLKELRAAELPLVVPPLPLLTKAVDARFTFHFASNGALETNCAVADVRADSAEIWASLKSPIAAQEEIALQLGLPPTAVKVHVTEGGGSFGRKLFHDAAREAAEISRAMGKPVRLMWHRTDDFRQGRTHPMSTSRVRATYTLGQVLTYEQRHTSVATDFGHGLGEIITSEAAQLPVGDLTFSETIFALTQQSPYHFGVTTQLLAETRKGFNTGSMRNIYSPNVRCAQELVVDELAKRTGKDAHAFRRQFLKDERARAVLDKVAEVGRWGRSMPAGTGQGIAVHPEYHGFVAVLAEIDCRPETTGRKVRDAYTGPRVTKVVCAVDVGLAVNPRGLEAQMMGGIIDGIAITLTAGLHLQNGHFLEGSWDNYFYTRQWNTPPELEIVVMPPTTGKPGGAGELAVAGAMAAVACAYGRATGTMPTTFPINHGEPLGFEPLPTTPPIPASPTDGLDRTF
- a CDS encoding DoxX family protein, with amino-acid sequence MAEQLRASPEPASASARPAVSAADCGLLLIRVTFGLLMAGHGAQKLFGLFGGDGLTATGAWLAATGYRPGKVYAVIGGGSEFLGGLGLALGLFTPLAAAAVIGVMINAMATVTAAHGLWAQDGGMEYNLCIAVVALGIAAIGPGRLALDRPFRWGKGGWREGAFALFLGGIASAIVLSL